One region of Armigeres subalbatus isolate Guangzhou_Male chromosome 3, GZ_Asu_2, whole genome shotgun sequence genomic DNA includes:
- the LOC134223069 gene encoding uncharacterized protein LOC134223069, whose amino-acid sequence MTAELYAIRVALNHLNEEHITGAVLFTYSLSSCQLIEGAQPGERRNTMIQEIIKKATTLKVTVQWIPSHISIKGNEVADELAKAGINSNLILENGIFKKDALNIFNQRRIKNTNDWYTTCAEETGKHFFFIQPHFNDTPWYNNKEVRCINRLMAGHSCANNWLATMKIVEDSDCEVFLTIDTVDHVILLCNKYATTRSKYNFDGRF is encoded by the coding sequence ATGACTGCCGAACTCTACGCTATACGTGTGGCACTTAATCATCTAAACGAAGAACACATCACAGGAGCGGTCCTGTTTACATACTCTCTATCATCGTGCCAGCTGATTGAAGGTGCACAGCCAGGTGAGAGACGTAACACAATGATCCAAGAGATAATTAAGAAGGCAACAACACTGAAGGTGACCGTTCAATGGATACCAAGTCATATCTCTATCAAGGGTAATGAGGTGGCTGACGAACTGGCTAAGGCAGGAATCAACTCGAACCTCATCCTGGAAAATGGAATATTTAAAAAAGATGCACTCAATATTTTCAACCAAAGGCGAATAAAGAACACCAATGACTGGTATACCACATGCGCGGAGGAAACAGGAAAACACTTCTTCTTCATCCAGCCACATTTTAACGACACACCCTGGTACAACAACAAAGAGGTTCGATGCATAAATCGTCTGATGGCCGGACATAGCTGTGCTAATAACTGGCTAGCAACAATGAAGATTGTCGAAGATTCAGACTGTGAGGTGTTCCTAACCATAGACACAGTCGATCATGTTATTTTGCTATGCAATAAATACGCTACAACCCGCTCGAAGTACAATTTCGACGGTAGATTCTGA